A genome region from Triticum aestivum cultivar Chinese Spring chromosome 2B, IWGSC CS RefSeq v2.1, whole genome shotgun sequence includes the following:
- the LOC123044966 gene encoding non-structural maintenance of chromosomes element 3 homolog, giving the protein MATSEEFAQIDISTEEKDKLVAEVMRYALFKTHQNSGCPIKREELTQIITNYYRQRALPALVIKEAGDRLAATFGYEMRELQRTRATSTRSGRPSSQQPSNQDAKSYVLVSKLDPEVYSKYVEDKERAHVSGFAFVVISIVHVAGGKISEEDLWRQLKRLGLNETDENHPVLGNNKQALELLVQQRYLLKEKIAGPEGHSMVYELAERALDESISSKLKEYISQVVGVSTATAE; this is encoded by the exons ATGGCGACCAGCGAAGAATTCGCCCAGATTGACATCTCCACGGAG GAGAAGGACAAGCTTGTGGCCGAGGTGATGCGCTACGCGCTCTTCAAGACGCACCAGAACTCCGGCTGCCCCATCAAGCGGGAGGAGCTCACCCAAATCATCACCAATTACTACCGCCAGCGAGCGCTCCCTGCGCTCGTCATCAAGGAAGCTGGGGACAGGCTTGCGGCGACCTTCGGCTATGAGATGAGGGAGCTCCAGAGGACCCGCGCCACGTCCACCCGCTCCGGACGCCCCTCCTCCCAGCAGCCCA GTAATCAGGATGCAAAGAGCTACGTCCTGGTAAGTAAGCTGGACCCTGAGGTGTACAGCAAGTATGTTGAGGATAAGGAGCGTGCCCATGTGTCTGGGTTTGCTTTTGTTGTCATAAGCATTGTTCATGTCGCTGGTGGCAAGATCTCTGAAG AGGACCTTTGGCGTCAGCTGAAACGTTTGGGCTTAAATGAAACTGATGAGAACCACCCTGTTCTCGGCAACAATAAGCAGGCGCTTGAACTACTAGTGCAACAAAG GTACTTGCTGAAGGAGAAGATTGCTGGTCCAGAAGGCCATTCCATGGTTTATGAGCTTGCAGAGAGGGCATTGGATGAATCCATCAGCTCGAAGCTTAAAGAATACATTTCACAG GTTGTGGGTGTCAGTACAGCTACAGCAGAATGA